gtcgaggctgcagtgagctgtgatcatgccactgcacttttgCCTGAGCAACAGATTGTGATCctatctccaaaataataataacaataataaccattattattctttttctgatcaGGGAGATCTTGAGCTATCTCTTCCCTAGGTTAAAGAAAGCTCTGGCAATCATGAAGCTATCAGAGTAGTCCCTTAAGAGTAacactggctgggcgcggtggctcaggccaataatcccagcactttgggaggccaaggtgggtgggtcatgaggtcaggagttcgagatcagcctggccaagatggtgaaaccccatctctactaaacacatgaaaattaggctgggcatggtggctcatgcctttaatcccagccctttgggaggctgaggcaggaggattacgaggtcaggagatcgagtccatccaggccaacatggtgaaaccctgtctcaaaaacaaataaataaaattaaaaaacaaacaaacaggccggcgcggtggctcaagcctgtaatcccagcactttgggaggccgaggtgggtggatcacgaggtcaagagatcgagatcatcctggtcaacatggtgaaaccccgtctctactaaaaatacaaaaaatcagctgggcatggtggcgcgtgcctgtaatcccagctactcgggaggatgaggcaggagaattgcctgaacccaggaggtggaggttgcggtgagccgagatcgtgccattgcactccagcctgggtaacaagagtgaaactccgtctcaaaaacaaacaaacaaacaaacaaacaaacaaaaacatgaaaattagccaggtgtggaagtgcgcacctgtaatctcagctactcggaggctgaagcaggagaatcacttgaacccaggaggcagaggttgcagtgagccaagatcgtgccagtgcactccagcctgggaaacagagtgaaactccacctcaaaaaaaaaaaaaaaaaaaaaaagtgaacactgAAGACAGGTCCTGTGATGTGGAAAAACCTGAGATATAGATCTTCAACTGATCACGGGGAACTTTGAGATAGCCCccttccccaccttttttttttttttgagacagagttttgccctgtcacccagactggagtgcaatgacgtggtctcagctcactgcaacctctgcctccctcattcaatcgattcttctgcctcagccttctgagtagctgggactataggcacgtgccaccacacccagctaatttttatatttttctttctttctttttttttttcaggcatatTCCAGAaagcataatttttgtatttttagtagagacagagttttactgtgttggccaggttggtcttgaactcctgacctcaggtgatccacccacctcagcctccctaagtgctgggattataggcatgagccaccacatccggccaaaACAGCCATTCTACTCAACTCATAGAAAGCCCTGCCACTGCAGGACTACTGATCATGGAGAGCCCTGGGATGATGTCCTAGTGTGAAGAAACCCTCGAGGCAGACCTTCAGGTAGACTCCACGGTGCAAGGAGATCCCAGGGCCAGCACCCGCCTTGCAAAGAGAGTTGGAGAGCCTTTCTCACAGACCCTGAGATAGCTCCTTGCCACTAACAGGAATCTCTGAGGTATCCTTCCTATGTTTCTAGTGCAAGAAGTTTCCTGAGCTAGCCCCTAGGGATTAGAAACTCCTGAGACAGCCGCCTTCGTATGGGAAGAACTCTAAGGTCCATGACACAGGAGAGATGCCTTCTTCttcgttgttttttttgagacagagtcttgctctgttgcccaggatggagtgcagtggcatgatctcagctctctccatcctctgcctcctgggttcaagcaattctcctgcctcagcctcccaagtaactgggattacaggcacctgccactgtgcctggctaattttatatatatatttttaatattttagtagagacggggtttcacccttttggccaggctggtcttgaaatcctgaccttgtgatctaccttcctcggcctcccatagtgctgggattacaggcatgagccaccgtgcctggccaagagagaTGCTTCTGATGTAGAGAGATGGCTGATAACCCCTGGAGAagagaggctggaggctggaaataGTCCCTTTAGGAAATCAAGGAAACACTTAGAATGACCTCGGTGAGGTACCCTGGAATAAAACCACTCATGTGAGGAGACCCATGAAATAATCTATATGGAGACCCCTGATGTAGACCCCCCCAAATATATGGCAAAACCTCTGAGATAATGACTTGGGAACAAGTAGCTCAGATACCCCAGTGGAAAGAGACCATCACTGAGCTGGCTCTCACGGGACAGAGACCCCTAGAGACAGCATGTCTGGTGTGAAAGAGCTCTAAGATATCCCCTCAGACCAGAGTCCAGAGATGTCCCTCTGATACcagaagactttgtctcaaaaaaaaaaaaaaaagagtgtcgctctgtaacccaggctgtagtgcagtggtgcgatctcagctctctgcaacctccaattccgggttcaagtgactcttctgtctcaacctcctgagtagctgggattagaagcgccggccaccacacccagctaatttttgcatttttagtagggacggggtttctccatgttggccaggctggtctcgaactcctgacctcagtgatttacctgcctccgcctcccaaagtgctgggattacaggtgtgagccaccgcacctggccgataTGGGAAGATTTTCACAACACTTTGGCGTGCATTGATGACTCAAAAGGCCTCTGAGATAATCCCCAATACCAGGTCATACCCAGCACAGACTTACTTCTTGGCGATGTTGAGcatcttcagtttcttcttcatGCGTGGCCGGGAAGTGGTGGAGACAGAGGTATCCACGAGGGAGGAAGTGGACTGTGACACCTGGGAGAATGAAGGAGGGGACGGGTTAACTGATAATTCAGACCCTAGGAGAGAGGGAGATGGATCCAGGGGCTCTCCATCAAGGAGGGGTTGGTggtggactctttttttttttttttttgagttgggagtttcgctcttgttacccaggctggagtgcaatggcgtgatctcggctcaccgcaacctccgcctcctgggttcaggcaattctcctgcctcagcctcctgagtagctgggattacaggcacgcaccaccatgcccagctaattttttgtatttttagtagagacggggtttcaccatgttgaccaggatggtctcgatctctcgacctcgtgatccacccacctcggtctcccaaagtgctgggattacaggcttgagccaccgcgcccggcttttttgggttgtttttgagacggactctagctctgtcaccaggctggagtgcagtggcacaatctttttttttttttttgagacggagtttcgctcttgttacccaggctggagtgcaatggcgcgatctcggctcactgcaacctctgcctcctgggttcaggcaattctcctgcctcagcctcctgagtagctgggattataggcacgcaccaccatgcccagctaattttttgtatttttagtagagacggggtttcaccatgttgaccaggatggtctcgatctcttgacctcgtgatccacccgcctcggcctcccaaagtgctgggattacaggcttgagccaccgcgcccggccagtggtGGACTCTTAAGAAGTGTAAATAGGGAAGGGGTGGGGCCTCAGTGTGGTCAGGGCTGACGGCAGGGGGTCCCGGACTCACCTTCCGCATAATCTTCCGGCCATAGAACAGCACTTTGTCCCTCTTCCGGAACCGATACCGGGGGCCATCTGGGGCTGGGGTTTCTGAGGATAAGTGGGGACAGGGGCACTAGGAGTTCTGCGCAGACTCCACGTTGCCAGAGCTGGGGGACTGCGTGCAGACGCCagcaaatccccatctctaccgCCTCAAGACCCGGGCATTtggccccccccaccccacagcctcccaagagcGGCCCCTCGGTTGCTCACTCGGCACTCGCAGCCTCCGCACCACCAGGAGGATGAGCACGGCCGTGACCACGACCGCCACTCCGGCCCCGATCATCACGCCCAGCACCTGAGGGACAAACGGCACCGGCTGCGGACCGCAAATCCGTCCCGCCCGGCCCTCCCCGGGGGCCGGGACGTCCTGGACCCCATCGCTCTCCGTCACCTTCGCTCCCGAGGAGTTCGTAAGCAACTCGTGACTCGATAACCCCATCTGCAGAATGGGCCAGCGCCGCTAGCTCCCCGGGGGCGCGACTCTTCCCGGAGGCCCAGCGGTCCGCAGTGCATGCCGGGAAACGTAGTTCCGCCGGAGCAGACGCAACGTGCCCTCGCCAGAACACGTAATGCGCGCTGAGCACTCCGGGAGTTGTAGTCCCCGTGGCGCCCCGCACCCGCATCCGTCCCCCGCGCCGCCCCGCCCCTTACCATTCCTGTTTGCAGCGGAGCCTCCATCGGTGGATTCCAGCTGGACAGCAGATCTGCTAGCCCGGGGTCCTGGAAAGTCAAGGAGTCTAAGGAATCCGTGCAAGTTGTCAATCTGGGCCCGACCCTCCCCTGCCTCAAGCCCTGCCCTCAGCTCAAACCCCGCCCCCTGAGGGGGTAGCTTCGCCAACTGTCAGGGGCGCGGCTAGAGGGACGCGGCAGGACTAAGGAATGGGGCAAACCGATCTCCCTGCCCCGGCCAGGAGGTGAGGCGGGTCCCCGGCTTCCTGCCTGGCTCCCTTCGCCTACTCCTAGGGCCTACCAGACGCCCCGCCCGTCCAACCCCACCCTGGGGCCAAAGGCCGACCTGGCACCCACTGTCAGCAGCCTGCAGGCAGGTACCCGCAGGGCACAGTTCCTTGCAGCTGATGACTTCCTTCTGGGTCACCGCTCTCTACGGGATTGATCAAGCCTGACCACCCGAGCCCCCAGGCTGCACCCCCTACTCTGTCGAAGACTGAATGCCCCACCCCAGGAAAACTGGGGCCTGCAAGCCGTGGGGTCCGGGGGTGGGCACCTAGATACCCGGTTCCCAACCCAAGCCTGCCCCCGGTTAGACCCAGGGTCTGGAGGGCACAGGAGTGCTCTCAGGGGCACCGCAGAAGGCGTCTGATACCCACGTTTCAGAAGAGTCCTAGGATGCTTGGGGTGGCGTGGATTTGCAAGGCGCTGCTGGGTTTTGCTGGAGATTTACTACCACGTAGTAGTGAAGTTACGGCGGCTTTATGGCACGGAGCATCACTGGGACTCCGGAACCGATGCTGGCGCCATTGCTGGGAGGCGTAACCAGGGACGCTGGGAttactggggtgggggtgggagggtacTGGAAAGTTACTGAGAGATTCTGAAGATTACAGGACTACTGCTGGGAAAAACCGGAGGTGGGTGGGTACATTCCTGGGGTGCTTATGAGGGCGGGCCTGGGGAGGGCGTCCTGTCTCCTTGGAAGATACTGAGACAGGCTGGAATATTACTGGGATttttttgggaagctgaggatgTTTCGGACACTGCTTGAGTATTAATGGAAATTCGGGGGTCGGGGGGGCGGGGGAAGGAATCCTGGAGGCTTCGTTTCTTGGAAAATTCCTGGGTGGCAGGTCCTCTTCCACCCCAGGGCACACCTGGCTACTGGTGCGGAAACACCTGCCGGGTAGTAGGGAGATGGGACCATCAGAAAGTCGAAAGTTAACCTGAATCGGAGGACAGATTTTGGGAAAGCAGAAGCTCGCTAATGACCCTCGAAGGGACACGCCTGCGAGGCCGACGGAAACCCGGACTTACCCAGGGGCCGCAGCCGGGGTCCACTCCGCACCAACACCGCTAGCATTCAGGCCGACTCTGCAGGCGCGGCCCCTTTAAATTATTCACCGCAAGGCGTGccgcagccccgccccgccccgccccgcccccgccatgCTTAGAAGACCGACTAAGGCTGCCCTGCTGAGTGTGGCCGCGCATTAAGGGGCCACACACAGCTTAATGCAAGGACTGCTCCTCTGGCTAAAAATGAGAACGacacatttattttcccttttattgaaCACCCTTCCCACCCTGTCTCCCCGCCCCAAGGGTCCGACTCGAAAGGTCCAGGCCCTCCTTGGGCGCGGCAGGGAGCCGATCCTTAAAAGCAAACCCTAAGAATAAATAAGCGAGGGCGGGGGTCTCCGAAGTCCAGGGTTAAGGTCCAATGGCAGTCGAGGTCGAATCAATTCACCAGCAGCGAATGCTCCTCCGAGGGGTCCCTGGAGGAGGGAAGCAAGGAAGAGGGGCGTCAGTTTTCTCTCGCTCGCTCCGTTTtccccagcccccaacccccaaTCTGAATGGGCCAGACCCAGGACTCGAACCTTCCGCAGCAGCAGAGAAGGCTGCAGGCCGAGCCGCTCCCGCGGCGGAACTTTCCAGAGGTTGGGGTGTCCTGGCACTGCGCGATGTAGGCCTGGAGCTCACTCTCCTCTGCACCTGCGCCGCCGGGATGCTGGGAAGAGAAGCCAGGAAACTCAGCCTGAAAGTGGCCCCCAACCTCTAAGACCCTTGAAGTCCGCCCTCCCCTCCAGCCATCTGCATcgcttcccaccccccacccctaccccgcaaccccccaccccccgcctttGCTCTTGCTGTGCCTGCTGACCCGTGGTTTCATAGTTTCCTTGCACAGAGACCCCCGTACCTAGACACAAGTTGTATCTGCCAGTCTGGTGCCCTCTGCTGTGGGCCCAGCACCTAGAGACCTAGAGCCAGACCTGACACGACCTCGGTGCTCAGAAACCATCTACTGAATGAGCCGGATGCGGGCTAAGCCCAGCCGTGGGAGCAGGGCCTGAGTTTGCCCACCAGAGTGGATTCATGCGTGTGGCATCTAAGTGCTAGGGCGAGACAGGAAGTAGTTCCCAGGGCCTGACTGAATGTGTCTGTAGGACAGCTGAAtctgtgcatggggaaaagggGGTGGACTCATCTGCCGGTGACACTGGATGTGGCAGGGTCCCAGCCAAGGTTTCCTTCTTCTCGCTCAGCCTCATGGAGGGACTAACTTTTCTCCAAGTATTTTCCAGCTACTAGGCCTTTGCTTTAGCTATTCCTTTCCCTCAATGCACTGCCCCTCGGGCTCCATCTCAGGTCTAGAGACGATGGAAAGGTTCAATGTCTATGCTGTCCAGTATGGCAGCCACCAGCCACACTGGCTTTTGGGCAGTGGATACAGGATGGTGCCAGTCAGGAACTGAATTTGCAATTCTAtttcatttgaattaatttttttcttttgagacagagtcttgttctgtcacccaggctagagtgcagtggtgccatctcggctcactgcaacctccgggttcaagcaattctcctgcctcagcctcccgagtagctgggattacaggcacccaccaccacacccggctaatatgtacttttagtagagatggggtttcaccatcttggccaggctggtctgaactcctgacctcattatccacccacctcagcctcctaaaatgctgggattaccggcatgaaccaccacctcgcccagcctgaattaaaattaaaaaaaaaaaaatttttccccccaggcagagtttcactctgttgcccaggttggagtgcagtggctcaatttcagctcactgcaacctctgcctcccaggtgcaagcaattttactacctcagcctttggagtagctgggattataggtgtgtgccaccacggctggctaattttttatatttttagtagacatggggttttaccacgttggccaggctggtctcttaactcatGACCTCAgctgatatgcccacctcagcctcccaaagtgctaagttTTCAagcatgaatcactgtgcccagccagaatcaaaatcaaaatttaaatagcTGCATGGGGCTAGAGACTAGTAATAGAACATTCTAGAAGTTCTCCTGGACCTACTCTCATACCAATCTAAAGCAGGAGTCCCTCTGTAATCTTTCACTCTTCCTTCATACTGTTACAAGTAGGTCATTGGTCATGGGTTGTCTGCTCCTGTCCCATGCACCTTGCCCAGAGGCCTTGGACAGATCACGTACACCTGATTTTCCTCTATGCCCAGAATCCGACACAGATCTTGGCCCTTACATATGACTGTCTGTCACTTCCACATGTCTATCTGCCATTTCCATATCCTGCTCTGTCCCCTGATCCTTGCAGCTTGCTGGGAAACCACTGTTCCCAGCCACCCAACTTGACAGAAGACAGGGGATTAGGAGCATGGCTTCTGGAATCAGACAGCCCTGAGTTGAGCTCAGTTTTACTGCTTAGAAGTTAACCTTGGGTGGGGTCAGAGGGAACTGGGGGCACGGCTGGGGGCTGAGGACAGTGTGGGGTCCCTGGGGGTCAGCCTTAGGAATGGGGCCAGCTGAGGGTCACCATGTGAATGGCAATGTCCCAGGGTCAATGACAAGGTCGTTGAAACTCTATGACTtcgctgagcacggtggctcatgcctgtaatcccagcaccttgggaggccaaggcgggtggattacttgaagtcaagagttccagaccagcctggccaatgtggtgaaaccccatctctagtaaaaatacgaaaattagccaggtgtggtggctcatgccggtaatcccagctactcaggaggctgaggcaggagaatcacttgacctcaggaggcggaggttgtagtgagccaagatcacagcactgtactgcagcctggaccacagagcaagattccatttcaaaagaaacaaataatggtctgggtatggtggctcacgcctgcaatcccagcactttaggaggccgaggcgggcggatcaggaggtcaggagctggatggagaccagcctggccaacatggcaaaaccccatctctactaaaaatacaaaaattagctgggcatggtggcgcaggcctgtagtcccagctactcaggaggctgaggcagcagaactgcttgaactgggaaggcaaaggttgtagagagccaagatggcaccactgcactccagcctgagcgacagagagcAAGTCCatcttaaataaacaaacaaataaataaataaactatgacTTGGTTACCCTGTAAAGGTAAAGGCAGACTTCGGCACCCTCCTGGCCCAAACCCACCTTGCCAAGGCTGAGATGCCATCAGTTTCCCTTGGGGCCCCCAATTTTGAACCACCCTCTTTTTGGTTTCACAGAGTTGCCTATATTCTTTCCCAAATATAGACTATATAGAAGAACATATTCTATATTTCTTCTCTGTTCACCTGTGGTGTCCCCAGAACTCCTGCATGGCAGACTCCGGGCACCCAGAGCCCGAGTTTGGGGCCCGGTGCGTGGCTGAGCACGCGTGACTGACCTTGATGGTGTCATAGGCGCCGGTGATGAGCGCAATGAAGAGGCTGAGCACCATGTAGATGAAGAGGCTGATGAAGGAGTACAGGTAGAGCTGCGAGAAGAGCCACACCAGGCTGCTGCGGCCCTGCTGCGCCTGCATGGCGGCGAACGTCACGAACATGTCATCGCCGTTGATGAGCGAGAACAGGCACTCAGACACCATGGACAGTGAGCGGAACTGCAGAGAGGTGGAGGGTCAGAGGGGGCCAGGCGTGGTCGAACCTGGGGGCTGGCATCAGGCTGGGGTCCCATGTGAGTGGCCGGGTCCCAGGATGGCATCACCATGTGAGTGGCCGGGTCCCGGGCTGGGGTCACCATGTGAGTGGCCGGGTCCCGGGATGGGGTCACCATGTGAGTGGCTGGGTCCCGGGCTGGGGTCACCATGTGAGTGGCTGGGTCCTGGGCTGGGGTCATCATGTGAATGGCCAGGTCCCAGGGTCAATGGCAGGATCACAGGGCTGACCTAGGGTCTGGGCAGATAGAGCAGGAAGGGGAGTAACCCAGTTTGAAATAGGGTTCCCAGCAACTGTGACAATAATGGCACAGGGTCAGTTTCAGTGTCACCAGAGGCCACATGGGACGATGGACAGACTCCCAGAAGTCACCAAGGGGTAATCCGGGGGTCAGAATGTCAATGACAAGATCATAGGATCAATGTCAGGGTCACTGAAGTTAAAGGGAACAGTGCATGGAATACCAGCAGTCACAACAGGCTAATCTGGGAGTCATGGTGTCAATAACCAGGTCACAGGGTCAATGTCAGGGTCACCAGGGGTTAGAGGAGACAGATCAGAGTACCTGCAGTCACTATGGGGCTAACTGGGAGTCACAGTGTCAATGACCGGGTCACAGGGTCAATGTTAAGGTCATCAGGGGTTAGAGGGGACAGTACATGCAGTACTAGCAGTCATGATGGGGTCATAGTGTCAGTGACCAGGCCATAGACTCAATGTCAAGGTTACCAGGGTTTAGAAAGTACAGTACATGGAGTACTAGCAGTCAGATGGGTTCATCTGGGGGTCATGGTGTCCGTCCAGGTTACAGGGTCAATGTCAGGGTCCCCAGCGGTCAGACCTGCTGGTAAGGCCCCAGGGTCCAGCTGAGTCATGCAATGTCACTGGATCTGGGGAGTCCAGGAGTAACGGTGCTTAGGGGAGGGGGCCAGGGATCATTCGACTGCAGGCCACACACACCCCAGCCACGGTGGCCCCTACCTTCACGTGATAGGGCCCCAGCACAATCCAGCCACAGAAGCAGTAGCCCAGGTAGATGACGGCCACGCAGCAGCAGAAGCGCATGACGCTGGGCAGGGCCACCCGCAGCGTGGCAATGAGGATCTGGGTTGGGTCAGAGGGAGCCTCATTGAGTGTGTGGCCACAATCCAGGTCAGCTGTGGGCATCCACATggaggtggggggggtggggcCTCACCAAGGGCACAGCTGGTGTGGCCACAGGAGCCAGTGGGTGcctggagggggcggggccgTGTCTGAGGGGGTCCAAGGGCACCCCACGGCTGGACTCAGCTGGGTGGGCATGAAGAATCAGGCTCCCGGGGCCCTGCCCAGGTACAGCAATGACCCCGTGTGTATGGGCAGGTAGGAGGAGGAGGCTTGCAAGAGGCCACTGCCCAGGACTGGTGAGTGCTGTGTGTGCAGGGATTTCTTTGGAGGGTATGGGGTAACCACATGGAAGGCCCAGCCTCATGCACAAAGCTCACATTGTAGTTGTGGAAGAAGGTCAGGTAGCGGATCACGCCCACCCACACCAGCAGCGTCGAGGTACCCAGGAGGATGCTGCACACGTCGTAGCTCGCCAAGTTCTGTGGGTGGGAGCAGCATCAACCTTTCTGGCCTGGCCCTTCCCTTGGGGGGAGCCTGGGGGAGGACGTGGCCCCAAATGGGCACTGACGGCAGGGATGGGACCTGGGGCCCAGGGCGTGAGCAGGACACACCTTGGCCTCAATGCCGATCTTCATGATGGTGCCTGAGATGGTGAGCACGTCGCTGGTGACCAGCAGGATGTACCAGCCATTGACAAATTCCAGCCGCTCCCACAGGCTGATGACCCGTCCCCGCTGCCGCCACATGAACCCCACAAACTCCTGCAGAAGGCAGGCAGGGTGAGGGCCTGTCCAGGCCCAGGGCCCTTGAAGGCCTTGCTCTTCTCACCCCAGGGCCAGCCCACATGACACCGGGGCCTCACGTTCTGCAGCAAGAAGCCTCGAAGCAGTGAGCGGGCGCAGAGGAGGAAGGACAGGGAGCAGGTGAGGATGACGACCACATCAAACAGGAGCCGGAAGCTGTTGTCTCCTGTTGGGAGAGCACAGTGGGTAGGGCCAAGATGGCATGGAGCCTTGGGAGGCTAGCGTTGATGCCAGgccaggctggagacccaggggaCTGCACGGCTGGTTTTGGCAGGTCAGTGGGCTCAGGGCTTGCTTGGGATGAGTCAAGAACCCTGGTCAGCGCTGGTCTGGGGCTTGGGGGATCCCAGGACAGGACGGGGTCCCTGGTTCCTTATGATCTGAGGCTCAGGGCATTCCTGGGCAGGTCAGGGCCCCCAGGCAGCACTGGTCTGGGGCTCAGGGGCTCACCGTGCCGGAAGACACTGGGGTGCTTACACTCCTGGATGTGGGTCTGGGTCTCTAGGCTGATGGGGATCCGCCCGCTGTGCGCCTTGTTGTCAAATGTGATCTGTGGGGGCCAGTTGGGAGCAGAGTAAACCTTGGCACCCCGAAGCACCAAGGTCCATGTGACACGTGGCCTGACAGACCCCAGGCTCCCTCCCTCATCACCTGAATGCTTGCCCTTGACCAATGCTCCCGAAACGTTCCCCAGAGACTCCCTGACCATGTCCCTGCCCTGCAACTCAGGAGCCCCGTGGGTCCCTGGGGGGCCTCACCAGGACGCTGAAGGTATAACAGTCCGGGATCTCATTGTTGATGAGGCTCTGGAGGTTAATGGTCTTCAGCCGGAAGTGGATGGTGACATTGATCAGCCTAGGCAGGAGGCTCGGGTGAGGGGCAGGGGCGTCTTCAGGTCCCTTCCGGCCTGAGTGTCAGCACCCCTGCCCCGTGCTGATTCTGCAGCTGGCAGGGGAAGTGCTCACCAAGCATGTGCCAGTGCTGGGGGGATGGGCCTGTTACCATCTTAGGGAAGTGGCTGCTGGGGTGAGAGTGTCTGGTGTGGTGCCTCCCCCACCCTGGGCCCCCCTTGAGCGAGCAGGCAGTACTTGTGGAATTTAAGCGTGAGGTTCTTGTAACTGGAGCTGCCTTCCAAGAGGGTGAGATCGTCGCTGGGGGGCGGAGGGGGCCGCTCAGGGGGATCCACCTGGATGCAGTCTGAGGACAGCGAGGCAGGGAAGGGCCTCAGGGGGCAggggaggccaggctggtctccccaGAGCTCCCTGTAGCTTCTTCCCTGTGTTTCCCAGGGCTGGGTCATTCCTACAGGCCTGGCACTCTCTGGGCCAGAGGATGTTCAGTGAACGAACCGTAATAAAAAATGACACCTGGTgctttcgtttgtttttttttttgtttttttttttgagacagagtttcgctcttgttacccaggctggagtgcaatggcgcgatctcggctcaccgcaacctccgcctcctgggttcaggcaattctcctgcctcagcctcctgagtagctgggattacaggcacgcgccaccatgcccagctaattttttgtatttttagtagagacggggtttcaccatgttgaccaggctggtctcgatctcttgacctcgtgatccacccgccttggcctcccaaagtgctgggattacaggcttgagccaccgtgcccggcctacaccTGGTGCTTTCTACGTGGCAAGAGTCACACTCACACtaaccatacttttttttttgagatggagtctcgctcttgttgcccaggctggagtgcggtgccacgatctcagctcactgcaacctcctccgaggttctagcgattctctggccacagcctccagagaaactgggattacaggtgcctgccaccatgcctggctcattttgtatttttagtagagacagggtttctccatgttggtcaggctagtctcgaacttccaacctcaggtgatctacctgcctcagcctcccaaagtgctgggattagaggtgtgagtcactgcgcacGGCcgaatactattttttttttttttttgaggtagggtctcactgtgtcacccaggctgaagtgcagtggtgtgatcata
This genomic interval from Saimiri boliviensis isolate mSaiBol1 chromosome 14, mSaiBol1.pri, whole genome shotgun sequence contains the following:
- the MCOLN1 gene encoding mucolipin-1 isoform X2, which codes for MSPCDKFRAKGRKPCKLMLQVVKILVVTVQLILFGLSNQLAVTFREENTIAFRHLFLLGYSDGADDTFAAYTREQLYQAIFHAVDQYLALPDVSLGRYAYVHGRGDPWANGSGLALCQRYYHRGHVDPANDTFDIDPMVVTDCIQVDPPERPPPPPSDDLTLLEGSSSYKNLTLKFHKLINVTIHFRLKTINLQSLINNEIPDCYTFSVLITFDNKAHSGRIPISLETQTHIQECKHPSVFRHGDNSFRLLFDVVVILTCSLSFLLCARSLLRGFLLQNEFVGFMWRQRGRVISLWERLEFVNGWYILLVTSDVLTISGTIMKIGIEAKNLASYDVCSILLGTSTLLVWVGVIRYLTFFHNYNILIATLRVALPSVMRFCCCVAVIYLGYCFCGWIVLGPYHVKFRSLSMVSECLFSLINGDDMFVTFAAMQAQQGRSSLVWLFSQLYLYSFISLFIYMVLSLFIALITGAYDTIKHPGGAGAEESELQAYIAQCQDTPTSGKFRRGSGSACSLLCCCGRDPSEEHSLLVN
- the MCOLN1 gene encoding mucolipin-1 isoform X1 — protein: MTAPAGPRGSETERLLTPNPGYGTQAGPLPAPPTPPEEEDLRRRLKYFFMSPCDKFRAKGRKPCKLMLQVVKILVVTVQLILFGLSNQLAVTFREENTIAFRHLFLLGYSDGADDTFAAYTREQLYQAIFHAVDQYLALPDVSLGRYAYVHGRGDPWANGSGLALCQRYYHRGHVDPANDTFDIDPMVVTDCIQVDPPERPPPPPSDDLTLLEGSSSYKNLTLKFHKLINVTIHFRLKTINLQSLINNEIPDCYTFSVLITFDNKAHSGRIPISLETQTHIQECKHPSVFRHGDNSFRLLFDVVVILTCSLSFLLCARSLLRGFLLQNEFVGFMWRQRGRVISLWERLEFVNGWYILLVTSDVLTISGTIMKIGIEAKNLASYDVCSILLGTSTLLVWVGVIRYLTFFHNYNILIATLRVALPSVMRFCCCVAVIYLGYCFCGWIVLGPYHVKFRSLSMVSECLFSLINGDDMFVTFAAMQAQQGRSSLVWLFSQLYLYSFISLFIYMVLSLFIALITGAYDTIKHPGGAGAEESELQAYIAQCQDTPTSGKFRRGSGSACSLLCCCGRDPSEEHSLLVN
- the MCOLN1 gene encoding mucolipin-1 isoform X3; the protein is MTAPAGPRGSETERLLTPNPGYGTQAGPLPAPPTPPEEEDLRRRLKYFFMSPCDKFRAKGRKPCKLMLQVVKILVVTVQLILFGLSNQLAVTFREENTIAFRHLFLLGYSDGADDTFAAYTREQLYQAIFHAVDQYLALPDVSLGRYAYVHGRGDPWANGSGLALCQRYYHRGHVDPANDTFDIDPMVVTDCIQVDPPERPPPPPSDDLTLLEGSSSYKNLTLKFHKLINVTIHFRLKTINLQSLINNEIPDCYTFSVLITFDNKAHSGRIPISLETQTHIQECKHPSVFRHGDNSFRLLFDVVVILTCSLSFLLCARSLLRGFLLQNEFVGFMWRQRGRVISLWERLEFVNGWYILLVTSDVLTISGTIMKIGIEAKNLASYDVCSILLGTSTLLVWVGVIRYLTFFHNYNILIATLRVALPSVMRFCCCVAVIYLGYCFCGWIVLGPYHVKTLGQPCDPAIDPGTWPFT